In one window of Tellurirhabdus rosea DNA:
- a CDS encoding DUF4129 domain-containing protein, with protein MKVTIRPDRFGGQVPALLQVLLLLLALLLPPTASGQPDDRTPVTVRRPSAGRLADLRSSREYRYDRESRPPDNSLARFFDWLMRRVARFLSSSAYQNFWQYVFMLGVAGLVVWLLMKANIMGNLFSRESRQMPLAYATVTDNIHEIAFGERIEEAVEQRNYRLAVRLLYLQTLKHLTDRGLIVWQPDKTNRSYVYELAQTPYRPDFEELTRQYEYAWYGDFPVTEPQFQTIRERFSQFEKAKW; from the coding sequence ATGAAGGTGACTATTAGGCCCGATCGGTTTGGCGGACAAGTGCCTGCCCTGCTTCAGGTGCTGCTGCTGCTGCTGGCGCTGCTGCTCCCGCCGACCGCTTCGGGCCAGCCGGACGACCGGACGCCGGTGACCGTCCGCCGCCCCTCGGCCGGACGCCTCGCCGACCTCCGCAGCAGCCGCGAGTACCGCTACGACCGCGAATCCCGGCCGCCCGACAATTCGCTGGCCCGGTTCTTTGACTGGCTGATGCGCCGAGTTGCCCGTTTTCTGTCCAGCAGCGCGTACCAGAACTTTTGGCAGTACGTCTTTATGCTGGGTGTCGCCGGGCTGGTGGTGTGGCTCCTGATGAAAGCCAATATCATGGGCAACCTCTTCAGCCGGGAGTCCCGGCAGATGCCGCTGGCCTACGCGACCGTTACGGACAATATCCACGAAATCGCCTTCGGCGAACGGATTGAAGAGGCCGTCGAACAGCGGAATTACCGGCTGGCCGTCCGGCTGCTCTACCTGCAGACGCTCAAGCACCTCACCGACCGGGGCCTGATTGTCTGGCAACCCGACAAAACCAACCGCAGCTATGTGTACGAACTGGCCCAGACGCCCTACCGCCCGGACTTTGAGGAACTGACGCGGCAGTACGAATACGCCTGGTACGGCGATTTTCCGGTGACGGAGCCGCAGTTCCAGACCATCCGGGAACGGTTCTCCCAGTTTGAAAAAGCAAAATGGTAA
- a CDS encoding RDD family protein, with amino-acid sequence MSVSIQTSQNVLLEYEPASLGERILAALIDYVIILAWVILLSLLGRNMGSGDKIALYFWIGFVVLPIMLYDLLFEVFLNGQSLGKRAMGIRVVMLDGSQPGLGAYLIRWILRIIESPVFLGGIVAIIAIAVNGRGQRIGDMAAATTVVKLKAPVSLDEVTYRELSDSHQVTFPEAARLSDRDIGIIREVLQRGSDEVMNRTAEKVRTLLEVEYTTTDYAFLDTVVNDYQYLVSK; translated from the coding sequence GTGAGCGTCTCGATTCAAACTTCCCAAAATGTTCTGCTGGAGTACGAACCCGCCAGTCTTGGCGAACGGATTCTGGCCGCGCTGATTGACTACGTCATTATCCTGGCCTGGGTCATTCTGCTTTCCCTGCTCGGACGTAACATGGGTTCGGGCGACAAAATCGCTCTTTATTTCTGGATTGGGTTCGTGGTGCTGCCCATCATGCTGTACGACCTGCTTTTTGAAGTTTTCCTGAACGGACAGAGCCTGGGCAAACGGGCGATGGGCATTCGGGTGGTTATGCTCGACGGCTCGCAGCCGGGCCTGGGTGCCTACCTCATCCGGTGGATACTGCGCATCATCGAATCGCCGGTTTTTCTGGGCGGCATCGTGGCCATCATCGCCATCGCCGTCAACGGCCGGGGGCAGCGCATTGGGGATATGGCCGCCGCAACTACCGTCGTGAAACTGAAAGCTCCCGTGTCGCTCGACGAAGTGACTTACCGCGAACTTTCGGACAGCCATCAGGTGACGTTTCCGGAGGCCGCCCGCCTGTCCGACCGCGATATCGGAATCATCCGGGAAGTGTTGCAGCGGGGCAGCGACGAGGTAATGAACCGTACAGCCGAAAAAGTCCGGACGCTGCTGGAAGTTGAATACACGACGACGGATTACGCTTTTCTAGATACCGTGGTCAACGATTATCAGTATCTGGTGAGTAAATAA
- a CDS encoding DUF4350 domain-containing protein, whose translation MKPNKYVLILLLTVVGYGLFEYYRPRPVDWSPTYTNRDAIPFGTKATYDLLSDVMNGQPVTTVRLPAYNHITEAKFPARSNYIFVNNELTLSRLDRDGLISYVLKGNNAFLSAYYFPDTLMKLLGFRAELKAPTLRDTTLGVNFVNPTLRRREAYHFRHDDGRNYFKVVRPNIIVLARNARQEPIFLKIPFGNGFFYIHNLPLALTNYYVLDEKEGDFAFKSFSYLPPLPTYWDEYQKLGRFDPDQKTSLRYVLSQPPLAWAWYLTLAGLLLFVIFAGKRTQRVIPVGETPRNSSLDFVQTVGRLYFQRGDHANLVQKKIQHFFAFIREKYNLNPAHPDEEFRETLARKSGVAVRDVDEIFKQIAFSQQGRVSEYELLRLNGAIENFYKNVL comes from the coding sequence ATGAAACCCAACAAATACGTCCTCATCCTTCTTCTCACCGTGGTGGGCTACGGGCTGTTCGAGTATTACCGGCCCCGCCCGGTGGACTGGTCGCCGACGTACACCAACCGGGACGCCATTCCGTTCGGCACCAAAGCCACCTACGACCTGCTGTCGGATGTGATGAACGGCCAGCCGGTGACGACGGTCCGGCTTCCGGCTTATAACCACATTACGGAGGCTAAATTTCCCGCTCGCAGCAATTACATTTTCGTCAACAACGAGCTGACCCTGAGCCGCCTCGACCGGGACGGACTGATCAGCTACGTGCTTAAAGGCAACAACGCTTTTCTGTCGGCCTACTATTTTCCGGATACGCTGATGAAACTGCTGGGTTTTCGGGCAGAACTGAAGGCCCCTACCCTGCGCGACACGACGCTGGGCGTTAATTTTGTAAACCCGACCCTGCGGAGGCGGGAGGCTTATCATTTTCGGCACGACGACGGGCGGAATTATTTTAAAGTGGTCCGTCCGAACATCATCGTACTGGCCCGCAATGCCCGTCAGGAGCCGATTTTCCTGAAAATTCCGTTCGGAAACGGGTTCTTTTACATTCACAACCTTCCGCTGGCGCTGACGAATTATTACGTGCTCGATGAAAAAGAAGGCGATTTTGCGTTCAAGTCGTTTTCGTACCTGCCGCCCCTGCCGACTTATTGGGACGAGTACCAGAAGCTGGGCCGCTTTGACCCCGACCAGAAGACGTCGCTGCGGTACGTCCTGAGTCAGCCGCCGCTGGCCTGGGCCTGGTACCTGACCCTGGCGGGCCTGCTGCTGTTTGTCATCTTCGCCGGGAAGCGGACCCAGCGCGTGATTCCGGTGGGCGAGACGCCGCGCAACAGTTCGCTGGACTTTGTGCAGACCGTCGGACGGCTTTACTTCCAGCGTGGCGACCACGCGAATCTGGTACAGAAGAAAATTCAGCACTTTTTTGCTTTTATTCGGGAGAAATATAACCTGAATCCCGCCCATCCGGACGAAGAGTTCCGGGAAACGCTGGCCCGGAAAAGCGGCGTTGCGGTCCGGGATGTGGATGAGATTTTTAAGCAGATCGCTTTTTCGCAGCAGGGGCGCGTTTCCGAATATGAACTTTTGCGGCTGAACGGCGCCATTGAGAACTTTTATAAAAATGTCTTATAA
- a CDS encoding stage II sporulation protein M: MREAVFVKRNTPKWQEIESQTSRDPDVLTEQFVELTDDLSYARTFYPDSAVTRYLNGLASRMHRDLMQNKREDRSRFVTFWTHELPTLFYRSHRLLLVSFLVFLSAGLIGALSAAHDDTFVRLIMGDEYVNMTLENIRKGDPLAVYKSSPRATMFLQITLNNIRVSFVAFVMGLFGSFGTLAILFQNGIMLGAFQYFFYEKDLLLTSVLTIWIHGTLEISAIIIAGAAGLTMGNSLLFPGTYSRLESFRRGTKQGLKIAVGLVPIFIAAGFLESFVTRLPLHPVASSAIILTSAAFIIWYFILYPIRLNRPSRA; this comes from the coding sequence ATGCGCGAAGCGGTTTTTGTGAAGCGAAATACCCCGAAATGGCAGGAAATTGAATCGCAGACGAGCCGCGATCCGGACGTCCTGACCGAGCAGTTTGTCGAGTTGACGGACGATCTTTCCTACGCCCGGACGTTTTACCCTGATTCGGCCGTCACGCGCTACCTCAATGGGCTGGCCTCCCGGATGCACCGCGACCTGATGCAGAACAAACGCGAAGACCGCAGCCGCTTCGTCACGTTCTGGACCCACGAGCTGCCGACGCTGTTTTACCGTTCGCACCGGCTGCTGCTGGTTTCTTTTCTGGTTTTTCTGTCCGCGGGCCTCATCGGAGCCCTGTCCGCCGCGCATGACGACACGTTTGTGCGCCTAATTATGGGCGACGAATACGTGAACATGACCCTCGAAAACATCCGCAAGGGCGACCCGCTGGCGGTGTACAAATCGAGTCCGCGGGCAACCATGTTTCTGCAGATTACCCTCAACAACATCCGGGTTTCGTTCGTGGCGTTTGTGATGGGCCTGTTCGGGTCCTTCGGCACGCTGGCCATTCTGTTTCAGAACGGCATCATGCTGGGTGCTTTTCAGTATTTCTTCTACGAAAAAGACCTGCTGCTGACGTCCGTTCTGACCATCTGGATTCACGGAACGCTGGAAATTTCGGCCATTATCATCGCCGGAGCGGCGGGCCTGACGATGGGCAACAGCCTGCTCTTTCCCGGCACGTATTCTCGGCTGGAAAGCTTTCGTCGCGGCACCAAACAGGGCCTCAAGATTGCCGTCGGGCTGGTGCCGATCTTCATAGCGGCCGGTTTTCTGGAAAGCTTCGTCACCCGGCTGCCGCTGCATCCCGTGGCGAGTTCGGCCATTATCCTGACCTCCGCGGCATTCATCATCTGGTATTTTATCCTTTACCCCATCCGGCTTAACCGCCCTTCCCGAGCATGA